The proteins below come from a single Chitinophaga pinensis DSM 2588 genomic window:
- a CDS encoding FecR family protein, whose translation MDHKEFKQLLDRYTKGLLNQQEMERLENWLDAMEDKAAFDSLDKEELSASREAMFSQLTRRIQQPSDTVRLTTYKRTLAVAAGIAAIVVTGYICRKSILDIVAPHRTTYAYNKQGYITKQILSDKTIVWLKGNSKLVFPAKFEEDQRAVTLEGEALFEVSKDVKRPFIVSCGSLTTQVLGTSFNIRSNKEGEVAISVLTGAVVVGSDATRKQIVHTNESIVYSEKQASVVNVHPSRKDIHEFINGTEYDMAFNDASMHNVIQKIEKKFEVKINLEDTAILNNVITADMTDQSLAHTMEMISQALNLDVRINDKMVSLRAKK comes from the coding sequence ATGGATCACAAGGAATTCAAACAATTACTGGACAGATATACCAAAGGTCTCCTCAATCAACAGGAAATGGAACGCCTCGAAAACTGGCTGGATGCAATGGAGGATAAGGCCGCATTTGACAGTCTGGATAAAGAGGAATTGTCGGCATCTCGTGAGGCCATGTTCAGTCAGCTGACCCGACGTATACAGCAACCCTCTGATACAGTACGTTTAACCACTTATAAACGTACGCTGGCCGTAGCCGCCGGTATAGCAGCCATCGTAGTGACAGGCTATATCTGCCGTAAAAGTATCCTGGATATTGTTGCACCGCACAGAACGACATATGCTTATAATAAGCAAGGATACATTACCAAACAGATCCTGTCAGATAAGACGATCGTGTGGCTGAAAGGAAATAGTAAACTGGTCTTTCCGGCGAAATTTGAAGAGGATCAACGCGCCGTGACCCTGGAAGGAGAAGCCTTGTTTGAAGTCAGTAAAGATGTGAAAAGACCATTCATCGTTAGCTGCGGATCACTGACCACACAGGTATTAGGTACCAGTTTTAATATACGTAGTAATAAAGAGGGAGAAGTTGCTATTTCTGTGCTGACCGGCGCTGTGGTAGTCGGTTCAGATGCTACCCGGAAACAGATTGTACATACCAACGAAAGCATCGTGTATTCGGAAAAACAGGCGTCCGTCGTCAATGTACATCCCTCACGGAAAGATATACACGAATTTATAAACGGCACAGAGTACGATATGGCATTTAATGATGCCAGTATGCATAACGTTATACAGAAGATAGAAAAGAAGTTCGAAGTTAAGATCAACCTGGAAGATACCGCTATTCTAAATAATGTCATTACAGCGGACATGACCGACCAATCACTGGCACACACCATGGAGATGATCAGCCAGGCACTCAACCTGGACGTCAGGATCAACGATAAGATGGTATCACTACGAGCAAAAAAATAA